The sequence GACCGAGGACTTTCGCGCGCTGTGTACCAATCAGTATGTAGAGACCTTTGAGTGCAAGCGGTACTTTGAGGGTCAACTGCTGGTGCTCCAGGGGATTGAGCTGGGCCAGGCCATTTATAATATCCCGCTGGCAAATCATATTCTGGATAAGTTTAATTATGATTTTGTGCTTGGCTCCATCCATAATCTGCCGGAGATGGAAGACTTCTTTTTTATGGATTATAAGGATAAAGATGTTTATGACCTGCTGAGCCGGTATTTTCAAAAGGAACTGGAGTTGGCAAAATGGGACGGCTTTGACTCGCTGGCGCACCTGACCTACCCACTGCGGTATATGGTTGGGGAGCAGAAGATCCCGGTGGATATGACCCGGTTCGACGATGTGATCGGCGAGATCTTTGAAACGCTTATTAAGAACCATAAAGCCTTAGAAATCAACACCAGCGGCATCGCCATGCCTCTAGGCGACACCTTGCCCGGGGAAGCGTACATACAGCGCTTTCACGATATGGGCGGGCAGTATATTACCGTTGGGTCGGACGCCCATGTGCCGGAAAAGCTGTGCGGCAATGTGGACAAGGGTATGGCGCTGGCCAAGAAGTGCGGGTTTGACTATGTGACCATCTTTAACCGCAGGGAGCCTATGCTGGTGCCCATTGCGTAAACACAAGGAGAGAAAACGATATGATGGATGAACTGTTAAGTTTAATCAAAGAGAATCCTCGCCTGACCAATGCAGAGTTGGCGGCGGCGCTGGATCGGGACGAAGCGCAGGTGGCACAGCAGGTGCGCCAATATGAAGCGGACGGCGTGATCAAAGGCTATTGCGCCATTTTGGATAAGGAGAAAGCCGGGGACGAAACGGTGACTGCACTGATCGAGATCAAAGTGCAGCCCAAGTTCGGTCACGGCTTTGACGATATTGCCCGGCGCATTGCGGCGCTGGAAGAAGTGGAGAGCATTTTCCTGATGAGCGGTGGGTATGACCTGTGCTGCCTGGTGACGGACAAGTCCTTCCAGGAGGTGTCCATGTTCGTTGCCAGCCGCCTGTCGCCCATGGAAGATGTGGTGTCTACCGCCACCCACTTTATCCTAAAGAAGTATAAAGAGCAGGGCATGCTCTTTGCACAGAAGAATACGGACGATCGGGGGAATATTTCTCTGTGATCCAATATGAAAATGATATGAATCCCGCTCTTTGCAATGTAAAGCCCAGCGGTATCCGCAAGTTCTTTTCCATTGCGGAAGAGATGGATAACGTGATTTCCCTTGGCGTGGGCGAGCCGGACTTTTTGACCCCCTGGCATATCCGCCGAGAGGGGATCGACTCCTTAGACCGGGGCGCTACCCGCTACACTGCCAACGCCGGGCTGCTGTCCCTGCGGCAGGAGATCTGTGCCTTCTATGCCCGCCGGTATCATTTGCAGTACAGGGCTGAAAATCAGGTACTGGTGACAGTTGGCGGCTCCGAAGGCATTGATATGGCCATCCGCACATTGGTGTGCCCCGGTGATGAGGTGCTGGTGGTGGAGCCGTCCTTTGTGTGCTACAAACCGCTGGTAGAGGTTAGCGGCGGTGTGGCTGTGCCGCTGGTAACGAAGGAAGAAGACCGCTTCCGTCTGACGGCTGCCGCACTGGAAGCCGCTATTACGCCTAAGACCAAGCTGCTGGTGTTCCCATACCCCAACAATCCCACCGGTGCGGTGATGCGCCGGGAGGACTTGGAGCCAATTTGTCGAGTGCTGCAAAAGCACAAGATTTATGTGCTGTCCGATGAGATTTACAGCGAGCTGACCTACGGCGGTGCGGACCACACCTCCATTGCTGCCATGCCCGGCATGGCAGAGCGCACGGTGGTTATCAACGGTTTTTCCAAGACCTATTCCATGACCGGCTGGCGCCTGGGTTATGCACTGGGGCCTGCACCTATTATTCAGCAGATGACCAAGCTGCACCAGTTTGCCATTATGTCCGCCCCCACCACCAGTCAAACGGCTGCCATTGAGGCCCTGCGCCATGGGGACGGGGACATTGATAAAATGCGCCGGGATTATGATATGCGCCGCCGCTTTACCGTGCACGCATTTCGTGAGATCGGGCTGCCCTGTTTTGAGCCGGAGGGAGCGTTTTATTTGTTCCCTTGCATTCAATCCACCGGCCTTAGCTCCGAGGAATTTTGCGAGCGGCTCATTTATTCCAAGCGGGTGGCTGTGGTGCCCGGCAACGCCTTTGGCGACTGCGGCGAGGGCTTTATCCGCGTGTCTTACTGCTATTCTATTGAGAACATTAAAGAGGCTGTCACCCGTATCGGTGAATTTGTGAAAGAATTAGAGGACGAGCATGACCGTTAAACGCGTAGAAGTGCTGGCGTATGCCAAGATCAACTTAATGCTGGATATTATCCGTCGCCGCACCGACGGCTACCATGATCTGTTTATGATTATGCAGAGCGTGGGCGTGGCCGATCGGGTGACTGTGGAGCGTGAGCCGGGGCGCAAGCTGCGGCTGACTGCCAGTATGGATGATATTCCCCTGGACGATAAAAATATTGCATGGAAAGCGGCCGCTTTGTTCTTTAAGACCACCGGGCTGCGCTGTCCGGGACTGCATATTCACTTGGAGAAGCACATTCCCCACGCAGCGGGTCTGGCCGGCGGCAGTGCAGACGGTGCGGCGGTGCTGGTAGCTCTGAACCGGCTGATGGGCACGGATTTATCTACGGACCAGCTGTGCGCCATGGGCGTGCAGATCGGTGCGGATGTGCCCTTTTGCATTGTAGGCGGCACTTGCCTTGCACAGGGAATTGGCGAGGTGCTCAGTCCCTTAAAGCCTATGCCGTCTTGTCATATTGTACTGGCAAAGCCGGACTTTGGCGTGAATACCGGCAAGGCCTACGGTTTGTTTGACACCAATGGCAAGACCCATAATGCGGACCAGCTGGGTATGCTCACTGCGGTGCAGAATCGGGATCTGCCTGCCATTTGCGGCAAGCTGGAAAATGTGTTTGAGCAGTTTGTGGAGGTGCCCGGTCGTATTGAGATGAAAGAAGTGCTTCGTGCAGCCGGTGCAGCAGGTGTTTGTATGAGTGGCAGCGGGCCAACCCTTTTTGGCATTTTCACTGACAAAGCACAGGCCCTGGCAGCGGCACAAGATTTGGCACCTTTTGCCAAGGATATAGCCGTCACCAAGCCGGTGCGGCAAGGCTGCAAAATTGTAGATGTCATAGAGGCTTGATAGAACGATAAAAAGGTCACCGTATATGCGGTGACCTTTGCGTCGCTTTTGCAGGGCTATTCTCTTGTTGGATTTAAGTGCAGCACGATGATCTCCGGGTGGTTAAAGAGCCGCAGGGGGAACTCGGCGTTGCCGATTCCGCGGGAGACAATCAGTCGCGGCCGCTCTCCAAAGCTGCCCCGGGCGTACTGTGGGCGCAGACCCTGACCGGGGGAGAACACCGGCCCGATCCCCGGGAGGATCCATTGCCCGCCGTGGGCGTGGCCGGACAGTTGCAGGTCAAAGTCATACTGCCGGTAATTGTTTTCTGCCACGGCGGCGAAGTTCTCCGGATAATGGCACAGCACGATCTTATAGCCCGGGTGTTCTGCCAGCCGGGCAAACAGGGCAGAGGAGTCCCGGTAGTGAAAAGTGCCTGCCTTGCGCTGGCGATAGGCCTCAAAGCTGGCCTGATTTTCGTCCAGCCCCAGGAAGGTAATGCCCTTGACCGTTTCGATCTTATCCGTCAGCACATGAAAGCCGATGGCGGACAGTTCATGCATCAAAGTATCAAAATCCGCCAGCCGTCGCTCGTGATTGCCGGGAATGTACAGCACCGGCGCCAGCTGCACCAGCTGCCGTCCGTAGTCCAGCATTTTTTGGCGATTTCGATTTTTGTCGTTGATATAATCGCCGGTAATGCAGATGATGTCCGGTTTTTGGGCGGCTGTTTCGTTTAAAATACGAGCGGAGGGCTTGGAATGCAGATCTGACAGGTGCACCACCGTACAGGGTGGCGCACCGGGAGCCGACATATCGTATGCGGTTATATCCGGGCGGTTGTTCTGGTTATAGGCAAAGACCAGAAACAGCACCACCGCGGCAAGGATTACGGGAAGAATCCAATACATTTTTCATCACTCATTTCATCAACAGCATACCTTTTTTCTTAGCTTTCGTCAAGAAACAAATTGAATTTATAAAATAAAGGGATTTTTTCTCTTTTTGCGTATAAAATATAGACTATTGGATAGGAGTGGCGTTATGGACAGTGCAATTCGTTTGCGATCGGAAGAAAATGAAAGACGCATATTGTCGCCAAAAGCCTGCTTGGCGGCAGAGAGCCGCGGCCGTTTGCGACCGGAGCCGGCGTGCGAGATCCGCACCTGTTTTCAGCGTGACCGGGACCGGATCATTCATTGCCGTTCCTTTCGGCGGCTCAAGCACAAGACCCAGGTGTTTCTGGCGCCCAGCGGTGATCACTACCGCACCCGCCTGACCCACACCTTAGAGGTGGCGCAAATCGCTCGCACCATTGCCCGGGCGTTGCAGCTGAATGAGGATCTCACCGAGGCCATTGCCCTGGGGCACGATCTGGGGCACACCCCCTTTGGTCACGCCGGGGAGCGGGCGCTGAACAGCTTGTGCTCCTGCGGCTTTACCCACTATGCCCAGAGCGTGCGCACGGTGGAGAAGATCGAGAAAAACGGCGCCGGGCTGAACCTGACCGATGAAGTGAAAAACGGCATTCTCTGCCACACCAAGGGAGAGGAGGCCTACACTTTGGAGGGGCAGATCATTCGCATTGCGGATAAAATCGCCTACATCAATCATGATATTGACGACGCCTGCCGTGCCGGTGTTATGGCGGAGGAGGATATTCCGCTGGAACTGCGTATGGCATTGGGTATGACTAAATCCCAGCGCATCAACCACATGGTGCTTGATGTGATCGAGAACAGTACGGACAAGATTCGTATGAGCTCGGACACTTACGAGTTGTTTTGCGATCTGCACGACTTTATGTTTACCGCCGTATATACCAACCCGGTGTGCAAGGGCGAGGAGCGTAAAGCCGTGGATATGCTGACGAAAATTTATGGCTACTACATTGACCATGTGGAGGAAATGCCGGAGGAATATGTGCGCATTGCCGGTGAGGACGGTGACGAGCGTGCCGTGTGCGACTACATAGCCGGTATGAGCGATACGTATGCACTGAAAGTGTTTAACCACCTGTTTGTGCCTATGTTTTGGCATGAGTAAGGGTCATTATAGTATAGACAGAAAGAGGTGAGAGATCGTGGCTTTGAGCGATAGTTTTTTGCAGGAACTAAAAATGAAAACGGATATAGAAGATGTGATCTCCACTTATGTGACCTTAAAGCGGCGTGGCGCCACTCTGGTGGGTTTGTGCCCCTTTCATAATGAGAAAACGCCGTCCTTTACCGTGTACCCGGCCACGCAGTCCTTTTACTGCTTTGGCTGCGGTGCCGGTGGGGACGCCATCACCTTCTTAAAAAAGATTGAGAATTTAGACTATTTGGACGCAGTTAAGACCCTGGCCCAGCGGGCAGGGCTGCAAATGCCCCAGGAGGGCTTTGACGACTCCCTGTCCAAACGGCGTCGCCGGATCTTGGAGATGAACCGAGAGGCCGCTCGCTTTTATCATAGCGTGCTGCTGTCCCCGGAGGGCAAGGTGGGCTATGATTATTATATCGGTCGTGCACTGAGCGCCGCCACGATCAATCATTTTGGTTTGGGCTTTGCCCCCAATCAGTGGGACGCATTGCTCAAGCATATGCGCACCAAGGGCTACCAACCGGCAGAACTGGTGGACGCCGGGTTGGCCCGAAAAGGGCAAAAAGGGTATTATGACAACTTCCGCAACCGGGTCATGACCCCCATTATTGATGTGCGGGGCAATGTGATCGCCTTTGGCGGTCGCGTGCTGGATGACAGCAAGCCCAAGTATATCAACACCGGCGACACGCTGGTATACAAAAAGACCAACGAGCTGTTTGCCCTGAACTTTGCCAAAGACAGTAAAGAGGACGCGCTGATTTTGTGCGAGGGCTATATGGATGTGATTGCCATGCACCAGGCCGGGTTTACCAATGCGGTGGCCGGTTGCGGTACGGCGCTGACTACGGAGCAGGTGCGGCTGATCAGCCGCTACGCCAAGGAAGTGATCCTAACCTACGATGCAGACGAGGCGGGGCAAAAGGCACTGCAAAAGGCCATGACCCTGTTTGACCAAACAGATGTGAAAGTGCGCATTCCCGCGCTGGTGGGCGGCAAGGATCCGGACGAAATTATTCGTACCTACGGTCGGGACAAGTTTAAGGGTATGCTGGAGGGCGCGTCTAACGAAACAGAGTTTCGCCTGCTGGCCCTGCGCCGTCAATACAATTTGGCCACTACCCAGGGCAAGATCGACTTTATCGGCGGCGCACTGCAAATCCTATCAACTTTGCCGCCGGTGGAGCAGGATTTGTATGTATCCCGCCTGTCGGAGGAACTGGGTGTGGAGCGGCAGAATATGAAGGTGCAGCTGCAAGACCTGGTTGCCCGTCAAGGCAACAGAAGAGAAAAACGGGAATTCAACCGTATTGTGCAGGAGAATATGCGAAAGACCGCTCGGGAAACGATGGCCACAGACGCCTCCCTGCGTAAGCTGCGGGCGGAGGATCGGTTGATCAGCTTGCTGCTGCGCTATCCGGATTGCAGCCGCCTGTGCAAGGACTTTGACCCTCAGTGGCTGACCCCCGGCTTTGCCCAACGGGTGTTTACGCTGATCTTGCAACGGCTGGAGAATGGTGACGGTACGGAGCTGATGGACCTGCGGGACCGGTTGACGGACGACGAGATGGGTCGCCTGTCCGGTATTATTGCCCGTGGCGGTGAGTCAGCGGACGCCAAGCAGGAATTTTCCGACTGCCTGCAAACCATTCGTGCTGAGCAGCAAAAAAAGCAGGAGAGCGCGGCAGAACTGGACGACCAGGCCTTTCGTGACCTGTTTCGCCATCATTCATAAACCATGGGTTTACATATAGAAATACGATGAAATGAGGATTCAGACTATGAGCAACAACGAATTGCATTTGCCTGCCCAGCAGCAGGTGAGCGAAGAAAAGAAAAACGCTGCCTTTAAGAAGCTGGTGGAGCGGGGCAAGCAGTCCGGCCACCTGTCCGCACAAGAGATCGACAATGTAATTGTGGAGCTTGACCTGGATGTGGACGAGCTGGAAAAACTGAACGAGATGATTGACTCGGCCAACATCAGCATTGTAGACGACTTTTCTGCCGAGGCGCTGGACGGTATTCCGCTGGAAGTGGATCTGCCCAAGGAGACGGACGCTGCGGAGACGGTAGCCACTAACGATAACGCGGCCATGGACGATCCGGTCAAGGTGTATTTGAAAGAGATCGGCCGGGTGCCGCTGCTAACCCCGGAGGAGGAGATTGAGCTGGCAATCCGCATTGCGGATAATGACGAAAAGGCCAAGAAGCGACTGGCAGAGGCCAATCTGCGCTTGGTGGTGAGCATTGCCAAACGCTATGTGGGTCGCGGTATGCAGTTCTTGGATCTGATCCAGGAGGGCAACCTGGGCTTAATCAAAGCAGTGGACAAGTTTGACTACACCAAGGGCTTTAAGTTCTCCACCTATGCTACCTGGTGGATCCGCCAGGCGATTACCCGCGCGATTGCGGACCAGGCCCGTACCATCCGTATTCCCGTGCACATGGTGGAGACCATCAATAAGGTAAAGAAAGCCAACAGCCAACTGCTGCACCAAAACGGCCGTGAGCCTACGGCGGACGAGATTTCCGAGTATTTGGAGATGCCGGTAGATAAGGTGCGTGAGATTATGCGTGTGGCCCAGGAGCCGGTATCTTTGGAGACCCCCATCGGTGAAGAGGAGGATAGCCATTTGGGCGACTTTATCCCGGACGATGACGCGCTGGCCCCGGCAGACGCTGCCTCTATGAGCCTGCTCAAGGAACAACTGGCCGATGTGCTTAAGACCCTGACCCCCAGAGAGGAAAAGGTGCTGAGTCTGCGCTTTGGCTTGGAGGACGGAAACCCCAAGACCTTGGAGGAAGTGGGTAAGGAATTTAATGTGACCCGTGAGCGTATTCGCCAGATTGAGGCCAAGGCACTGCGCAAGCTGCGCCACCCCAGCAGAAGTAAGAAATTAAAGGACTTTTTGGACTGATGAAACCGGAAGAAATCGCGCGCATTAACGCGCTGGCCCGTAAGGCCAAAACGCCGGAGGGTCTGACCCCGGCGGAAAAGGAAGAACAAGGCGCTTTGCGCCGTCGCTACATTGACTCGTTTAAGCGTAGTTTGGTCAGCCAACTGGATAACACCTATGTAGTGGAGCCGAACGGTGAAAAGCACAAGCTGCAACGCAACGAGAACAAAGGAGATTAACGCATTTATGCTTGATTTCAAGGAACCGAAAATTACGGACAAGCCCTGGGTGGATCAATGCCTGTCCCACGCCCACAGTATGAACTGCGAGTATACATTTGGCAACATTTTCGTTTGGCGCACGGCGTATGTGACCCGCATTTGCCATTATAAGGACTTTTTGCTGATCCGTTACGGCAGAGGGGCAGACATTGCGTATTCGCCCCCGGTGGGCACCGGCGATTTTGCCGATGCGGTGCGGGTGTTACAGCAGGACGCGGCAGAAAATGGCGTCACTTTACGCCTGCTGGGTGTGACCGCCAGCTATAAAGAATTGCTGGAGGCGGATTTCCCGGGAAAATTCAACTACACCTATTCCGACGATTATAACGATTATATTTACAGTGTAGAGAAAATGGCCAATTTGTCCGGCAAGAAGTATCACGGCAAGCGGGGGCACATTACCTACTTTATGAAGGCGTATCCGGACTGGCAGTTTGAAGTGCTCACCCCGGAGAATGTGGGGGAGTGCATTGCCCTGCATACCAGCTGGATTGACGAGAAAGACCAAACGGAACAAAAAGAAGAGGACGCCGAGTTTTCCCTGGAGTTTGAAGCGGTGCTCTCCGCCTTTGACAATTACAAGGCGTTGGGCTTTGTAGGCGGACTGATCCGGGTGGGCGGCAAGGTGATCGCCTACACCATGGGTGAGCCTCACAGTAAGGAATGCTTTGTGACCCATTTTGAAAAGGCACCGGCAGATATGCGCGGGGCGTTCCCCATCATCAATCAGGTATTCACGCAGCAGTGCCTAAGTGGCTATACCTATGTGAATCGGGAAGAAGATTTAGGATTGGAGGGCTTGCGCAAGGCCAAGCAGTCCTATCACCCGGAGATATTCTTAGAGAAGTGCGTGGCCACCTATGTTGACGAAAATTGAATTTACGGAAGATGCCACACAGATCGTTGATCTTTGGCACCGGGTGTTTGGGGACGATGAAGCGTATATCCGCTTCTTTTTGGACAACTGCCGCCACAAACGCTGCGTAGGTGCCTTTGTGGGGGAGCGGCTGGTGTCTATGCTGTTTTTGCTGGACTGTACCTATAACGGACAGCAGGGGGCTTATGTGTATGCGGTAGCCACCCACCCGGATTACAGAAAACAGGGCTTTATGCAAAAATGTATTGACTATTCCCAGGCATTGGATTATGATTTTCTATGTTTGGTGCCGGCAGAGGCGTATCTTTTCGATGTGTATGCCAAATTCGGTTTTCAGTCCCTGCTGTTTGGTACCGCCATGCCGGCACAGTTAGACGACAGCTGGCAAACGGCGGGGGAACAGGTGTATTTTGACCGCCGCCGTGCCTGGACACCGACGCCTGCGGTGGAACTGGTAGATAGCGACTACCTGTATCGGGAAAATGTGCTGCTGGATGGCAGCTTCTATTGTAAAGACGATGGGATCGCCGCGGTGCGGGACGGTCGGATTTGCGAATATATCCAAAAGAGTGGCAATGTGCTGACTGCCGAGCCGGTGGGTATGCTGTGGAGCCGCCGGGCGTTGCCACCGGGCTACTTTGGCCTGTATATGGATTAACGGAGGTTACATAACTATGGTTTATGTCTTTTTAGCGGACGGATTTGAACTGATCGAGGCGTTGGCGCCGGTGGATATGCTACGCCGGGCCAAAATCGGCGTGATGACCGTTGGCATCGGCGGCAGTGTAATCACTGCGTCCTGCGGGGTCAGCGTTACCTGCGACATTAGCGACAAGGCCTTTCGCTTCAAGAATGTAGACGCCATTGTGCTGCCCGGCGGTATGCCCGGTACGAAGAATTTGGAAAAAAGCCCGGTGGTGCAGGATGCCATTGACAAGGCTGCAGAGCGCAACACGCTGATCTGTGCCATTTGCGCCGCACCGTCTATTTTGGGCCACAAGGGTCTGCTTAATGAGAAGGAAGCCATTTGTTTTCCCGGCTTTGAGCAGGAACTGACCGGCGCCACCATTTCTAAAAAGCATGTGGTGTGCGACGGCGACTTTATCACCGCCAAGGGCGCCGGTGTGGCTGTGGACTTTGGGCTGGAGATTGTGTGCCAGTTGGAGGGTCGTGAAATGGCAGCCAACGTGCGCAAGACCATTCAATGTCCGTAAAGGGTGACCTGCGCCGCGCATTTCGGCAGCGGCGACGGGAAAAGATAAACAGAGCCGCGGCGGACGCCGCCATTGCCCGCCGGGTGCTGGACAGCAGCGCCTATGGGCAGGCAAGTGTGCTTTTAGGCTATGCCGCCCTGCCGGAGGAGATACAGACGGACGGCATTCTTCGCCGTGCGCTGGCAGAGGGCAAGGCGCTTTATTTGCCCCGCTGTCTTGACGATGCCGGGCAAATGGCCTTTTATCGGGTGCAGGCGCTGGAAGATCTGGAAAGCGGCAGCTTCGGTGTAAGGGAGCCGTCTTTAGCCGCGCCCCAATACAATATGGATTTAGACGGTCAGGCCCTGTGCTTGGTGCCGGGTCTTTGCTTTGATGGCAAAGGGTATCGGCTGGGCTACGGTAAGGGATACTATGACCGGTTTTTGGCAAAATTCCGTGGGGTGACCCTAGGACTTTGCTATAATGATTTTTTGCAGGACTGCCTGCCGGTGGGGGACTATGATCTGCCGGTACAGCAGATTGCTACGGAGGACTGGGTGTTCGCCGTGGAGC comes from Oscillospiraceae bacterium and encodes:
- a CDS encoding histidinol-phosphatase HisJ family protein; translation: MHYENLVDLHTHSDHSFDGKQSCMLLCETAVAKGASCIAITDHCEIDSKTEDFRALCTNQYVETFECKRYFEGQLLVLQGIELGQAIYNIPLANHILDKFNYDFVLGSIHNLPEMEDFFFMDYKDKDVYDLLSRYFQKELELAKWDGFDSLAHLTYPLRYMVGEQKIPVDMTRFDDVIGEIFETLIKNHKALEINTSGIAMPLGDTLPGEAYIQRFHDMGGQYITVGSDAHVPEKLCGNVDKGMALAKKCGFDYVTIFNRREPMLVPIA
- a CDS encoding Lrp/AsnC family transcriptional regulator — encoded protein: MMDELLSLIKENPRLTNAELAAALDRDEAQVAQQVRQYEADGVIKGYCAILDKEKAGDETVTALIEIKVQPKFGHGFDDIARRIAALEEVESIFLMSGGYDLCCLVTDKSFQEVSMFVASRLSPMEDVVSTATHFILKKYKEQGMLFAQKNTDDRGNISL
- a CDS encoding aminotransferase class I/II-fold pyridoxal phosphate-dependent enzyme → MNPALCNVKPSGIRKFFSIAEEMDNVISLGVGEPDFLTPWHIRREGIDSLDRGATRYTANAGLLSLRQEICAFYARRYHLQYRAENQVLVTVGGSEGIDMAIRTLVCPGDEVLVVEPSFVCYKPLVEVSGGVAVPLVTKEEDRFRLTAAALEAAITPKTKLLVFPYPNNPTGAVMRREDLEPICRVLQKHKIYVLSDEIYSELTYGGADHTSIAAMPGMAERTVVINGFSKTYSMTGWRLGYALGPAPIIQQMTKLHQFAIMSAPTTSQTAAIEALRHGDGDIDKMRRDYDMRRRFTVHAFREIGLPCFEPEGAFYLFPCIQSTGLSSEEFCERLIYSKRVAVVPGNAFGDCGEGFIRVSYCYSIENIKEAVTRIGEFVKELEDEHDR
- the ispE gene encoding 4-(cytidine 5'-diphospho)-2-C-methyl-D-erythritol kinase, with the translated sequence MTVKRVEVLAYAKINLMLDIIRRRTDGYHDLFMIMQSVGVADRVTVEREPGRKLRLTASMDDIPLDDKNIAWKAAALFFKTTGLRCPGLHIHLEKHIPHAAGLAGGSADGAAVLVALNRLMGTDLSTDQLCAMGVQIGADVPFCIVGGTCLAQGIGEVLSPLKPMPSCHIVLAKPDFGVNTGKAYGLFDTNGKTHNADQLGMLTAVQNRDLPAICGKLENVFEQFVEVPGRIEMKEVLRAAGAAGVCMSGSGPTLFGIFTDKAQALAAAQDLAPFAKDIAVTKPVRQGCKIVDVIEA
- a CDS encoding metallophosphoesterase produces the protein MYWILPVILAAVVLFLVFAYNQNNRPDITAYDMSAPGAPPCTVVHLSDLHSKPSARILNETAAQKPDIICITGDYINDKNRNRQKMLDYGRQLVQLAPVLYIPGNHERRLADFDTLMHELSAIGFHVLTDKIETVKGITFLGLDENQASFEAYRQRKAGTFHYRDSSALFARLAEHPGYKIVLCHYPENFAAVAENNYRQYDFDLQLSGHAHGGQWILPGIGPVFSPGQGLRPQYARGSFGERPRLIVSRGIGNAEFPLRLFNHPEIIVLHLNPTRE
- a CDS encoding deoxyguanosinetriphosphate triphosphohydrolase, giving the protein MDSAIRLRSEENERRILSPKACLAAESRGRLRPEPACEIRTCFQRDRDRIIHCRSFRRLKHKTQVFLAPSGDHYRTRLTHTLEVAQIARTIARALQLNEDLTEAIALGHDLGHTPFGHAGERALNSLCSCGFTHYAQSVRTVEKIEKNGAGLNLTDEVKNGILCHTKGEEAYTLEGQIIRIADKIAYINHDIDDACRAGVMAEEDIPLELRMALGMTKSQRINHMVLDVIENSTDKIRMSSDTYELFCDLHDFMFTAVYTNPVCKGEERKAVDMLTKIYGYYIDHVEEMPEEYVRIAGEDGDERAVCDYIAGMSDTYALKVFNHLFVPMFWHE
- the dnaG gene encoding DNA primase yields the protein MKTDIEDVISTYVTLKRRGATLVGLCPFHNEKTPSFTVYPATQSFYCFGCGAGGDAITFLKKIENLDYLDAVKTLAQRAGLQMPQEGFDDSLSKRRRRILEMNREAARFYHSVLLSPEGKVGYDYYIGRALSAATINHFGLGFAPNQWDALLKHMRTKGYQPAELVDAGLARKGQKGYYDNFRNRVMTPIIDVRGNVIAFGGRVLDDSKPKYINTGDTLVYKKTNELFALNFAKDSKEDALILCEGYMDVIAMHQAGFTNAVAGCGTALTTEQVRLISRYAKEVILTYDADEAGQKALQKAMTLFDQTDVKVRIPALVGGKDPDEIIRTYGRDKFKGMLEGASNETEFRLLALRRQYNLATTQGKIDFIGGALQILSTLPPVEQDLYVSRLSEELGVERQNMKVQLQDLVARQGNRREKREFNRIVQENMRKTARETMATDASLRKLRAEDRLISLLLRYPDCSRLCKDFDPQWLTPGFAQRVFTLILQRLENGDGTELMDLRDRLTDDEMGRLSGIIARGGESADAKQEFSDCLQTIRAEQQKKQESAAELDDQAFRDLFRHHS
- the rpoD gene encoding RNA polymerase sigma factor RpoD: MSNNELHLPAQQQVSEEKKNAAFKKLVERGKQSGHLSAQEIDNVIVELDLDVDELEKLNEMIDSANISIVDDFSAEALDGIPLEVDLPKETDAAETVATNDNAAMDDPVKVYLKEIGRVPLLTPEEEIELAIRIADNDEKAKKRLAEANLRLVVSIAKRYVGRGMQFLDLIQEGNLGLIKAVDKFDYTKGFKFSTYATWWIRQAITRAIADQARTIRIPVHMVETINKVKKANSQLLHQNGREPTADEISEYLEMPVDKVREIMRVAQEPVSLETPIGEEEDSHLGDFIPDDDALAPADAASMSLLKEQLADVLKTLTPREEKVLSLRFGLEDGNPKTLEEVGKEFNVTRERIRQIEAKALRKLRHPSRSKKLKDFLD
- a CDS encoding DUF896 domain-containing protein gives rise to the protein MKPEEIARINALARKAKTPEGLTPAEKEEQGALRRRYIDSFKRSLVSQLDNTYVVEPNGEKHKLQRNENKGD
- a CDS encoding phosphatidylglycerol lysyltransferase domain-containing protein is translated as MLDFKEPKITDKPWVDQCLSHAHSMNCEYTFGNIFVWRTAYVTRICHYKDFLLIRYGRGADIAYSPPVGTGDFADAVRVLQQDAAENGVTLRLLGVTASYKELLEADFPGKFNYTYSDDYNDYIYSVEKMANLSGKKYHGKRGHITYFMKAYPDWQFEVLTPENVGECIALHTSWIDEKDQTEQKEEDAEFSLEFEAVLSAFDNYKALGFVGGLIRVGGKVIAYTMGEPHSKECFVTHFEKAPADMRGAFPIINQVFTQQCLSGYTYVNREEDLGLEGLRKAKQSYHPEIFLEKCVATYVDEN
- a CDS encoding GNAT family N-acetyltransferase, with translation MLTKIEFTEDATQIVDLWHRVFGDDEAYIRFFLDNCRHKRCVGAFVGERLVSMLFLLDCTYNGQQGAYVYAVATHPDYRKQGFMQKCIDYSQALDYDFLCLVPAEAYLFDVYAKFGFQSLLFGTAMPAQLDDSWQTAGEQVYFDRRRAWTPTPAVELVDSDYLYRENVLLDGSFYCKDDGIAAVRDGRICEYIQKSGNVLTAEPVGMLWSRRALPPGYFGLYMD
- a CDS encoding DJ-1/PfpI family protein, whose translation is MVYVFLADGFELIEALAPVDMLRRAKIGVMTVGIGGSVITASCGVSVTCDISDKAFRFKNVDAIVLPGGMPGTKNLEKSPVVQDAIDKAAERNTLICAICAAPSILGHKGLLNEKEAICFPGFEQELTGATISKKHVVCDGDFITAKGAGVAVDFGLEIVCQLEGREMAANVRKTIQCP
- a CDS encoding 5-formyltetrahydrofolate cyclo-ligase; protein product: MSVKGDLRRAFRQRRREKINRAAADAAIARRVLDSSAYGQASVLLGYAALPEEIQTDGILRRALAEGKALYLPRCLDDAGQMAFYRVQALEDLESGSFGVREPSLAAPQYNMDLDGQALCLVPGLCFDGKGYRLGYGKGYYDRFLAKFRGVTLGLCYNDFLQDCLPVGDYDLPVQQIATEDWVFAVEQGAAYE